A region of Allocoleopsis franciscana PCC 7113 DNA encodes the following proteins:
- a CDS encoding mechanosensitive ion channel family protein has translation MENILEQIKATLLHSNITSADLPLTTIVIIITIIILTQLLRGLFYSLVIPRIKNFTNGTNTTLDNELVEILEQPLGWLIFLVGLWIVQLILAENIQPQVSNMLGKVLNLSAIVAVAYIIYRASPLLGEVLYKLALNTTTELDDLLIPYIPRLLRTVAIAVVLLKASEVFLGASIGALVGLLGGAGITFGLLLKEIIYDWFCTIVIYTDNIYRPGDWVIIEGIDSTIEVLEIGIRTTKLRLAKWDSIKKVPNSKMITGIVENWSQNPGHEQSFGINLTLKLDSISAAKTSKICDAIRNLPKSIDSLNDKCMVWLDGLAQNARVINIRVFNNNLDLYNYTCGELNLAILAILEKEGIDTLHVEFRTHISQFPINAPNQFAGIIDTVQ, from the coding sequence ATGGAAAATATTTTGGAACAGATTAAGGCAACTCTACTTCATTCAAACATCACTAGTGCAGACCTACCTCTGACTACAATAGTTATTATCATTACCATTATCATCCTCACCCAGTTGTTGAGAGGATTGTTTTATTCATTAGTCATCCCAAGAATCAAGAATTTTACTAACGGAACGAATACTACATTGGATAATGAGTTAGTAGAGATTCTGGAGCAACCGTTAGGGTGGTTGATTTTTCTAGTTGGACTTTGGATAGTGCAACTGATTTTGGCAGAGAATATCCAGCCTCAAGTGAGCAACATGCTAGGTAAGGTTCTTAATCTGAGTGCTATTGTTGCTGTGGCATATATTATTTACCGCGCCTCTCCCCTGTTGGGTGAGGTACTCTACAAACTGGCACTGAACACCACAACCGAACTAGATGACTTGCTTATACCCTACATTCCTCGTTTGCTTAGGACGGTAGCGATCGCTGTTGTATTGTTAAAAGCTAGTGAAGTATTTTTAGGAGCATCTATCGGTGCGCTAGTGGGTCTGTTAGGTGGAGCGGGAATCACCTTCGGTTTATTGCTCAAAGAGATAATCTATGACTGGTTTTGTACCATTGTTATTTACACTGATAATATATATCGACCTGGTGACTGGGTAATTATAGAAGGAATAGATAGTACCATTGAAGTTTTAGAAATTGGCATCAGAACTACAAAGCTTCGTCTAGCAAAATGGGATTCTATAAAAAAGGTGCCTAATTCTAAAATGATTACTGGAATTGTCGAAAATTGGTCACAAAACCCTGGTCATGAGCAGTCATTTGGCATAAATCTTACTCTCAAACTTGATAGTATTTCGGCAGCAAAAACTTCTAAAATTTGTGATGCTATTCGCAATTTACCTAAGTCTATTGATTCCTTAAATGATAAATGTATGGTTTGGTTAGACGGACTCGCTCAGAATGCCCGTGTTATTAATATTCGAGTATTCAATAATAATCTAGATTTATATAATTACACTTGTGGAGAATTGAATTTAGCGATATTAGCTATCTTGGAGAAAGAGGGTATAGATACCCTCCATGTGGAATTTAGAACTCACATTTCGCAGTTCCCCATAAATGCTCCAAACCAGTTTGCAGGAATCATCGATACAGTTCAATAA
- a CDS encoding AAA-like domain-containing protein: MPQDSYQLGGSLTIDAPSYVQRQADSQLYQALKRGEFCYILNSRQMGKSSLLVRTKHRLEQDGFLCAAVDLSVVGSEQITPLQWYKGFVGDLWRQLGLLETLNLKTWWLERNDLGLLQRLRWFIEELLFVQFPQQQLFIFVDEIDSLLGLNFSIDDFFAFIRFCYNQRAINPEYQRITFAIFGVATPSDLIRDRTKTPFNIGQAIELIGFEWEEVTPLIQGLEKTVEQPESFVRAILDWTAGQPFLTQKLCHLVVQLSQRTTGDGGKMSIPPGTESFWIENLVKTRIIERWESQDEPEHLRTIRDRIDRNGQRAGRILGIYQQILQGIEINCDDSREQIELLLSGLVVRHEGILKVKNRIYQQVFNLQWVEKKLTALRPYSQAFDAWVASGQKDESRLLRGQALKDASYWAQGKSLSDLDYQFLADSQEVDSLELQLFLEAERLKEVEARLALKKKSAKRQAYLIAGLSFALVNAIAAGIFAFSQYQKALLSQRNEQIEKIQKMARYSEALFALDKRLDALIEALKARRELKHLAPTDPQTEAMVELALRLSIYGAAEFNRFSGYASVNNALDVSSDGEMIAVATIGNGVQIWQRDGRLLGIFKGYLGPVIGVAISPNSQLIASSNGDTTVKLWQRDGTLVKTLTGFKAATGKVKFSPDGKLIVASSGDGTIKLWHVDGRLLKTLKHGVIVTPVVFSPDGKLMASAADDGTLKLWQPDGTLLKTLSDIPSPVFSIAFSPDSKTLATGNGDGKVQLWQRDGSLLKTFTAHDAAINALAFSPNGQIIVSGSDDKMVKFWSQDGTLLNAIKGHNSTVQDIAFSPNGDTLFSASGDGTVKLWKLHNRLLKILRGHTAGIWGIAFSLDGQLIASSSSKETILWRKDGISYRRLKEPSPRFGSVAISPDSQTIATVGTDQSIKLWRKDGTLLRSLKGHQGNLKQVAFSPDGNMLASSSSDRTVKLWRIDGTEIATFRGHTAGTWGVAFSPDGSLLASSSGDKTVKLWRLASSTPYTLQRHILHLGKPQDRSGSPTPGPKGLGEDSLFKTLQGHNSVVIGVAFSPNGELIASVSEDRTAKLWSRDGKLLHTLKGHNSGIWSVAFSPDSKTFATGSNDGIIKLWKSNGTFITNLIGHSAGVKGLAFAPDGKTLASAAEDKTVILWNLEQSVELDKVVAAGCDWVRDYLRTNVELKEEDRHLCERRSLARR; encoded by the coding sequence ATGCCCCAAGATAGCTATCAACTCGGCGGCAGTTTAACCATCGATGCACCGAGTTACGTACAGCGACAAGCCGACTCACAACTGTATCAAGCCCTCAAGCGAGGAGAGTTCTGCTATATCCTCAACTCCCGGCAAATGGGAAAATCCTCACTGCTGGTGCGAACCAAGCATCGCCTTGAGCAAGATGGTTTTCTCTGTGCTGCCGTGGATTTGAGTGTGGTAGGCAGCGAACAAATTACTCCACTGCAATGGTACAAGGGGTTTGTCGGTGACTTATGGCGACAGTTGGGGCTACTGGAAACCTTGAACCTAAAAACTTGGTGGCTTGAACGCAACGATTTGGGTTTATTACAACGACTGCGGTGGTTTATTGAAGAATTGCTATTCGTGCAGTTTCCCCAACAACAGTTGTTTATCTTTGTCGATGAAATAGACTCTCTGCTGGGGCTTAACTTTTCGATTGATGACTTTTTTGCCTTTATTCGCTTCTGTTATAACCAACGGGCAATCAACCCAGAGTATCAACGGATTACCTTTGCCATTTTTGGGGTAGCAACTCCTTCCGATTTGATTCGAGATAGAACAAAGACACCGTTCAATATTGGGCAAGCAATCGAACTCATTGGGTTTGAGTGGGAGGAAGTGACTCCCTTAATTCAAGGGCTGGAAAAGACGGTGGAACAACCAGAATCGTTTGTCAGGGCGATTTTAGACTGGACAGCGGGACAACCGTTTTTGACTCAGAAGTTGTGTCATTTAGTCGTGCAATTGAGTCAGCGGACAACGGGGGATGGTGGCAAGATGAGTATTCCACCGGGTACAGAATCGTTCTGGATTGAGAACTTAGTCAAAACCCGCATTATTGAACGTTGGGAATCGCAGGATGAACCGGAACATCTCAGAACGATACGCGATCGCATAGACCGTAATGGTCAGCGGGCTGGGAGAATTCTCGGCATTTATCAACAAATTTTGCAAGGGATTGAAATAAATTGTGATGATAGTCGAGAACAGATTGAATTGTTACTCAGTGGCTTGGTCGTTAGGCACGAGGGAATATTAAAGGTAAAAAATCGCATCTATCAACAAGTATTTAATCTGCAATGGGTTGAAAAAAAATTAACGGCACTGCGTCCTTACTCGCAAGCGTTTGATGCTTGGGTAGCTTCAGGGCAAAAAGATGAATCGCGACTGTTGCGCGGACAAGCTTTAAAAGACGCTTCCTACTGGGCACAGGGCAAAAGTTTAAGCGATTTAGACTATCAGTTTTTAGCAGATAGCCAAGAAGTAGATAGCCTTGAATTGCAATTATTTTTAGAAGCAGAACGTCTTAAAGAAGTAGAAGCTAGGCTAGCCCTCAAGAAAAAAAGTGCTAAACGCCAAGCTTATCTAATTGCTGGGCTTTCATTCGCTTTAGTAAATGCGATCGCAGCAGGAATCTTCGCTTTCTCCCAGTACCAGAAAGCCCTCCTCAGCCAACGCAATGAGCAAATCGAAAAAATTCAAAAGATGGCTAGATATTCTGAAGCCCTCTTTGCCTTAGATAAAAGGTTAGATGCTTTAATTGAAGCGCTCAAGGCCAGAAGAGAACTTAAACACTTAGCACCAACCGACCCCCAAACAGAAGCAATGGTGGAGTTAGCTTTGCGACTGTCAATTTATGGAGCTGCTGAATTTAACCGCTTTTCAGGTTATGCCTCCGTCAATAACGCATTAGATGTTAGTTCTGATGGCGAGATGATTGCTGTGGCAACAATCGGAAATGGTGTCCAAATTTGGCAGCGCGATGGTAGGTTGCTGGGTATCTTTAAAGGATATCTTGGCCCAGTTATAGGTGTAGCCATCAGCCCCAACAGTCAGCTCATTGCTTCATCAAACGGAGACACAACCGTCAAACTCTGGCAACGTGACGGCACTCTCGTAAAAACGTTGACAGGGTTTAAAGCTGCAACTGGCAAAGTCAAGTTTAGTCCTGACGGAAAACTGATTGTTGCCTCCAGTGGGGACGGTACGATAAAACTCTGGCACGTCGATGGCAGATTGCTCAAGACCTTGAAGCATGGCGTGATCGTTACACCAGTAGTTTTTAGCCCCGATGGAAAGTTGATGGCTTCGGCTGCTGACGACGGCACTTTAAAACTTTGGCAGCCCGATGGCACATTGCTGAAAACACTTTCAGATATTCCATCTCCTGTTTTCTCAATTGCCTTTAGTCCTGACAGCAAAACCTTGGCAACCGGCAATGGAGACGGGAAGGTGCAACTATGGCAGCGTGACGGCAGTTTGTTAAAGACTTTCACTGCACACGATGCGGCAATTAACGCACTAGCGTTCAGCCCGAATGGGCAGATTATCGTCTCTGGCTCTGATGACAAGATGGTAAAGTTTTGGAGCCAGGATGGTACTTTGTTGAATGCCATTAAAGGCCATAACAGTACCGTTCAAGATATTGCATTTAGTCCCAACGGCGATACCCTATTCTCTGCATCTGGGGATGGCACTGTAAAACTGTGGAAATTGCACAATCGGTTGCTGAAAATTCTACGGGGACATACGGCGGGAATTTGGGGAATCGCTTTTAGTCTTGATGGACAGTTAATCGCTTCATCGAGTTCGAAGGAGACGATCCTCTGGCGCAAAGATGGTATTAGCTATCGGCGCTTAAAAGAGCCAAGCCCTCGGTTTGGCTCAGTTGCGATCAGTCCAGATAGTCAAACGATCGCAACTGTTGGCACAGACCAATCAATTAAACTTTGGAGGAAAGATGGTACATTGCTTCGTAGTCTCAAAGGGCATCAGGGTAATCTTAAGCAAGTCGCTTTTAGCCCTGACGGTAATATGCTTGCATCTTCGAGTAGCGATCGCACAGTCAAACTTTGGCGGATAGACGGTACCGAAATCGCTACTTTTAGAGGACATACGGCTGGGACTTGGGGAGTTGCTTTTAGTCCCGATGGTTCGTTACTGGCATCGAGCAGTGGCGACAAGACAGTCAAGCTTTGGCGTTTAGCTTCCTCTACACCCTACACCCTACAACGCCACATCCTCCACTTGGGGAAACCTCAAGACCGGAGTGGATCGCCCACACCCGGCCCAAAAGGGCTTGGTGAAGATAGCTTATTCAAGACTCTTCAAGGTCATAATAGTGTAGTCATTGGCGTAGCTTTTAGCCCCAATGGTGAATTGATTGCTTCGGTGAGTGAAGACAGGACGGCTAAACTTTGGAGTCGTGACGGCAAGTTACTGCATACTCTCAAGGGACATAATTCTGGGATTTGGAGTGTAGCGTTTAGCCCTGACAGCAAGACTTTTGCTACAGGGAGTAATGATGGGATAATTAAACTCTGGAAAAGTAATGGCACATTTATAACAAATCTGATTGGACATAGTGCTGGGGTTAAGGGATTAGCTTTTGCTCCTGATGGCAAAACTCTGGCTTCGGCTGCTGAGGACAAAACAGTAATTTTGTGGAATTTAGAGCAGTCTGTAGAGCTAGATAAGGTAGTAGCAGCGGGTTGCGATTGGGTGCGAGATTATCTGCGGACAAATGTCGAATTGAAGGAGGAAGACAGACATTTGTGCGAGAGACGTAGTCTAGCGAGGCGTTAG
- a CDS encoding lysine N(6)-hydroxylase/L-ornithine N(5)-oxygenase family protein: MTNNHYDLIGVGIGPFNLGLAALCEPVDQINALFLEQKPQFQWHPGLLLENTSLQVPFLADLVTMADPCSQFSFLNYLRAKSRLYHFYFFEKFHIPRREYNHYCQWVAEQLSSCRFGERVEAITWEENRQDFAVKTKRVDGTHFTYHCRNLVLGVGSIPHTPACFQNVPSERIFHSAEFLHKRDRAYQCQSITVIGSGQSAAEVFYELLQAQETYGYRLSWHTRSQGFFPMEYSKLGLEHFSPDYIHYFHSLPQDKRDQLLAGQDLLYKGISFSTIANIYDLLYERSVADNYPDVQLASAMEVKEVEKAGNGYRLVYRHLHQNQPYTHETDCIILATGYHDKIPDCIANISHLIQWDEQKRYIVNLDYRLALTQDIPNQIFVQNGDLHTHGIGASDLGLGAYCNSVIINTLVGRSVYPVQQRNVFQQFGTLT, translated from the coding sequence ATGACTAATAATCATTATGATCTAATCGGAGTTGGGATTGGACCCTTTAATTTAGGTTTAGCAGCACTTTGTGAACCCGTAGATCAAATCAATGCTCTATTTCTAGAACAAAAACCCCAATTCCAATGGCATCCAGGTTTATTACTTGAAAACACTTCACTTCAAGTCCCATTTCTAGCTGATTTGGTAACAATGGCTGACCCCTGTAGCCAATTCAGCTTTCTTAACTACCTCAGAGCAAAATCCCGCCTTTACCACTTCTATTTTTTTGAAAAGTTTCATATTCCGCGCCGAGAATACAACCACTATTGTCAATGGGTGGCAGAACAACTATCCAGTTGTCGGTTTGGGGAACGAGTAGAAGCCATTACTTGGGAAGAAAATAGACAGGATTTTGCAGTAAAAACCAAAAGAGTTGATGGTACTCACTTCACCTATCATTGCCGAAACTTGGTTTTAGGAGTGGGTAGTATACCCCATACCCCAGCTTGCTTCCAAAATGTGCCTTCAGAGCGGATTTTTCACTCAGCAGAATTTTTGCACAAGCGCGATCGCGCTTATCAATGTCAATCCATCACTGTCATCGGTTCAGGGCAAAGTGCAGCAGAGGTTTTTTACGAACTGTTGCAAGCTCAGGAAACATACGGTTATCGTCTTAGCTGGCATACTCGTTCCCAAGGCTTTTTCCCAATGGAATACTCCAAATTGGGATTAGAGCATTTTTCTCCCGATTATATCCACTATTTCCACAGCCTACCCCAAGACAAGCGCGATCAATTGCTAGCAGGGCAAGATTTGCTTTACAAAGGAATTAGCTTCAGCACCATTGCTAATATATACGATCTGCTGTACGAGCGTTCTGTTGCAGACAATTATCCTGACGTACAGTTAGCATCTGCGATGGAAGTGAAGGAAGTGGAAAAAGCAGGTAATGGCTATCGTTTAGTCTATCGACACCTGCATCAGAATCAGCCCTATACTCATGAAACCGACTGTATCATTCTTGCCACTGGATACCACGACAAAATTCCCGATTGTATTGCAAATATCAGCCATCTAATTCAGTGGGACGAACAGAAGCGATACATTGTTAATCTTGACTATCGCCTTGCTCTCACCCAAGACATTCCCAATCAAATTTTTGTACAGAATGGCGACTTACACACTCACGGCATCGGCGCATCAGATTTGGGATTGGGCGCTTACTGCAACTCTGTAATTATTAACACTTTGGTAGGGCGAAGCGTCTATCCTGTGCAACAGCGCAACGTATTTCAGCAGTTTGGTACTCTAACATGA
- a CDS encoding MATE family efflux transporter yields MEFNSEFRINNYELERSDLTSISIPTLRTEVKEFLHLAVPLASAQVAQSLVGFVDTVMMGHLGWETLAAGGLASITFTTLLQTATGMVMGVSPLVAKAYGAGDKLRIKQVVRQGLWLSLVLAVPMMLLIGHLDKLMLQLGQVSATVTLADTYLDIMLWAMFPVLGFAVLRGLVSGVSQARPIMAIVIGGTLFNIVGNYILGYGKLGFPKLGLTGLALASTATFWGMFLALALYILIHPQLKSLRIFQTIDWLKPSLIRELLWIGAPIGISAALEFGQVNAVTYMMGTLGTDVLAAHQIVFQTGLINFMLPLGMSYAATVRVGQWLGKQNLEGVQKAGYVSMFFGGGVMVLMAITLITFSRQVIGLYLDVNDLANASIVAIAMPMFTVVAVQLIFEGVQRTAYGALQGLQDTRVPMLLGFLAFWGAGLLSSYMLGYSFNLGGMGLLIGEVMGIATAAGFFIWRFRQLISKYTTFDC; encoded by the coding sequence ATGGAGTTTAATTCAGAATTCCGAATTAATAATTACGAATTGGAGCGCAGCGACTTGACCTCAATCTCGATTCCAACTCTCCGAACAGAAGTCAAAGAATTTTTACACCTTGCGGTTCCTCTAGCCAGTGCCCAAGTCGCCCAATCCCTTGTCGGGTTTGTAGATACCGTAATGATGGGGCATTTAGGATGGGAAACTCTGGCTGCCGGTGGATTAGCATCTATCACATTTACCACCCTGCTACAAACTGCAACTGGCATGGTTATGGGAGTCAGTCCTCTTGTAGCAAAGGCTTACGGAGCAGGTGACAAACTACGGATTAAGCAGGTGGTACGTCAGGGATTGTGGCTATCACTGGTGTTAGCCGTTCCTATGATGCTGCTGATTGGACATCTGGATAAGCTTATGCTTCAGCTTGGACAAGTTTCTGCGACTGTCACATTGGCAGATACTTATCTAGATATCATGCTTTGGGCAATGTTTCCAGTCTTGGGTTTTGCTGTACTCAGAGGGTTGGTATCGGGTGTGTCGCAAGCTCGTCCCATTATGGCGATCGTTATTGGAGGAACCCTCTTCAATATTGTAGGGAATTACATCTTGGGTTATGGCAAACTTGGATTTCCTAAACTGGGACTGACAGGTTTGGCGTTAGCGAGTACCGCTACCTTCTGGGGTATGTTCCTGGCATTAGCTCTCTACATTCTGATTCATCCTCAATTGAAATCATTACGCATCTTTCAAACCATAGATTGGCTAAAGCCGTCCCTGATCAGGGAGTTGCTATGGATTGGTGCACCCATCGGAATTTCTGCTGCCCTAGAATTTGGGCAAGTGAATGCAGTTACTTACATGATGGGCACATTGGGAACTGATGTGCTGGCAGCGCACCAAATTGTTTTCCAAACGGGACTGATTAACTTCATGCTACCGCTAGGAATGTCCTATGCCGCGACAGTTCGAGTGGGACAGTGGCTCGGAAAACAAAATCTGGAAGGCGTACAAAAAGCGGGGTACGTTAGTATGTTTTTCGGAGGTGGGGTTATGGTACTAATGGCAATTACACTAATTACCTTCTCCCGGCAAGTCATTGGGCTGTATTTAGATGTTAATGACCTAGCGAATGCTAGCATTGTTGCCATTGCCATGCCCATGTTTACAGTTGTGGCAGTACAGCTAATCTTTGAAGGAGTACAACGAACCGCTTATGGGGCGCTGCAAGGATTGCAGGATACTCGTGTGCCAATGCTGCTAGGCTTCTTAGCCTTCTGGGGAGCTGGATTGCTCAGTAGCTATATGTTGGGATACTCCTTTAATCTAGGTGGCATGGGCTTGTTGATCGGGGAGGTAATGGGTATAGCAACTGCCGCAGGATTTTTTATCTGGCGGTTTCGCCAACTCATCTCAAAGTACACCACCTTTGATTGTTAG
- a CDS encoding AAA-like domain-containing protein produces MNVGEVLSTVEQGLLLRQLSSLERFILCQSWLGRGYSEMAPDCAYSIAHIKDIGSQLWQALSKALGKRVTKKNLFLVLKQYLLSHKDETVTSDSLSVTLVEAIDPPLTSTTNQLPVATEIVEASYSEDSEQLLLESDRPTALQASYGRSCPFFRDAFSSLAVTASQTRTGNRCELATEKSSWLEKAQQKCQTFTDHTQTENNLKAPKPREKSSLLSPILNRTTASRDKTVYLEVQGADATVSAEINQFLHWFLGLTHR; encoded by the coding sequence ATGAATGTTGGCGAAGTTTTGAGCACTGTAGAACAAGGTCTGCTCTTAAGGCAACTAAGTTCCCTTGAGCGCTTCATCCTGTGTCAATCATGGCTCGGACGCGGTTATAGCGAGATGGCACCTGATTGTGCCTATAGTATCGCTCATATCAAGGATATTGGCTCCCAGTTGTGGCAAGCCCTCTCCAAAGCATTAGGGAAGAGAGTGACGAAAAAAAATCTGTTTTTAGTTCTGAAGCAATACCTGCTCTCCCACAAAGATGAAACAGTAACTAGTGACTCGTTATCAGTAACCTTAGTAGAAGCAATAGACCCACCACTAACGTCTACCACTAATCAGTTACCAGTTGCCACTGAAATAGTGGAGGCTTCATATTCAGAGGATAGTGAGCAATTACTGCTGGAAAGTGATCGCCCTACAGCCCTTCAAGCATCTTACGGTAGGAGTTGCCCTTTTTTTCGAGACGCTTTCTCGTCTTTGGCTGTGACTGCTTCGCAAACACGAACAGGAAATCGCTGCGAACTGGCAACTGAAAAAAGTTCGTGGCTAGAGAAAGCGCAGCAGAAGTGCCAAACTTTTACAGATCATACACAGACAGAAAATAATTTAAAAGCGCCCAAGCCTCGGGAGAAAAGTTCCCTGCTGTCTCCGATTCTTAATCGCACCACAGCTAGTCGAGACAAAACCGTCTACTTGGAGGTTCAGGGAGCAGACGCTACCGTTTCTGCCGAGATCAATCAATTTTTGCACTGGTTTTTAGGACTTACCCATCGATAG
- a CDS encoding DMT family transporter: protein MINRLEFAKQRLFKGLPLTALTALVIALVSISLSAILIRFAESEMAPQAIAFNRFWITTVILGLWNGLWSIFSQSWANPSSHPTPSFVWILAALLALGVLITMDLVLWSWALTQTSVANATLLANFTPLFTTLGAWLIWGKRFDRYFLIGMVIAMGGAIAVGLTDWQIAADKLQGDGIALLAALSFSIYLLILEKLQTWLTVTTVVFWSSAIASVLTLPIVLITKQPLFPRTWQGWLIVLSLALVCQLLGQGFLTYSLKQVSSEFVALFLLLDPILAAIGAGILFSEHLSLVNWLAFAVVLVGVYLTTLSESITQAPLPLTNH from the coding sequence ATGATCAATCGGCTTGAATTTGCAAAACAACGACTTTTTAAGGGACTACCACTCACAGCGCTCACGGCACTTGTCATTGCCTTGGTTTCCATTTCACTCTCTGCTATTTTGATTCGGTTTGCTGAATCTGAAATGGCTCCTCAGGCGATCGCATTCAATCGCTTCTGGATCACAACAGTAATTTTAGGGTTGTGGAATGGGCTATGGTCGATTTTCAGCCAATCTTGGGCTAACCCATCGTCTCACCCGACTCCTTCCTTCGTTTGGATACTCGCTGCATTACTAGCTTTGGGTGTTCTCATCACAATGGATCTAGTTCTCTGGTCTTGGGCGCTGACTCAAACGAGTGTAGCTAATGCTACTTTACTAGCCAATTTCACCCCTCTGTTTACAACTTTGGGAGCATGGCTGATTTGGGGTAAGCGTTTTGATCGCTATTTTCTCATCGGCATGGTCATTGCCATGGGAGGAGCAATTGCTGTTGGTCTAACTGATTGGCAAATTGCAGCGGATAAATTGCAAGGCGATGGGATAGCCCTACTCGCGGCACTATCGTTCAGTATTTACTTGTTAATTCTAGAGAAACTGCAAACTTGGCTCACTGTCACAACTGTCGTGTTCTGGAGTTCTGCGATCGCTAGTGTACTGACTTTACCCATCGTTCTGATAACCAAGCAACCACTTTTTCCTCGTACCTGGCAAGGATGGTTGATTGTTCTGTCACTGGCGTTGGTGTGTCAGTTGCTAGGACAGGGCTTTTTGACCTACAGCCTGAAGCAAGTATCGTCTGAATTTGTTGCACTGTTCCTGCTATTAGATCCAATTCTGGCAGCGATTGGAGCAGGGATTCTGTTTTCAGAACATCTTAGTCTTGTCAATTGGCTAGCGTTTGCTGTTGTTTTGGTTGGTGTTTACTTAACAACGTTGAGCGAATCGATTACTCAAGCACCTCTGCCATTGACGAATCACTAG